The following coding sequences lie in one Gadus macrocephalus chromosome 1, ASM3116895v1 genomic window:
- the ap4b1 gene encoding AP-4 complex subunit beta-1 isoform X3, whose translation MTNLRLPSLVEYVQQPLTAGLRDRAACVRRVAVLGWAKLHSLQPHADIDAAVVNELYGMLRDNDPVVMVNCLRALEEILKEEGGVAVNKAIAHHLLNRLKECDVWGQCEVLGVLQRYRPHSEEELFDILSLLDPCLLSPSVPVTAATLGLFLSLCCRGLPAVSLAALRRAQGPLLAACGSASPEMKFTALCHVQLLLRSLPGLMGEHYKRFFCGYAEPAYIKQRKMQVLVELVNDDNVGFVLDELKGYCTDVSPDTSQAAISAIGRIGRSYSDQCLEILTGLLGLKQEHITSVVVQTMRDLVWVCPQCSESVCEALEGCEDALQDSQGRQALLWLLGVHGDRVSSAPYVLEAFVEQVRSEMAAGVKTELLTATMRVFLCRPAETQDTLGRLLHYCIEEEADMNVRDQALLYYRLLHCGIEETRSVLQGRRSDPSLGVLIGRPAEPVSQWARSFNTLEPLRQCNAGAESAPQAAPYHLALDPEPSLDLCDPLNPSQDREETAAAESVDLLLPGPSAGPLALGPTAGPPAPGSGGGQLGLSLSPALSPQQFEHLWLGGPQGPHGEPGAREEEECVCVQERMGVSPALQRSPPPQLQAALQRSHIQTMAFTPPHTLPWRVYLYTHTRWGGPAPRGPTLVLGELLYTGGAEDQEGEGEGGERGLRVTAKQRPRDDEAMTGFLQVLSGALHTSSTGSC comes from the exons ACGCTGCGGTGGTCAACGAGCTGTACGGCATGCTGAGGGACAACGACCCGGTGGTGATGGTCAACTGTCTGCGGGCGCTGGAGGAGATCCTGAAGGaggaagggggcgtggccgtgAACAAAGCCATCGCACACCACCTCCTCAACAG GCTGAAGGAGTGTGACGTGTGGGGCCAGTGTGAGGTGCTCGGCGTGCTGCAGCGCTACCGGCCCCACTCCGAGGAGGAGCTCTTTGACATCCTGTCCCTGCTGGacccctgcctgctcagccCCAGCGTGCCCGTCACGGCCGCCACGCTGGGCCTCTTCCTCAGCCTGTGCTGCCGGGGCCTTCCGGCCGTCAGCCTGGCCGCCCTGCGGCGGGCGCagggccccctgctggccgcctGCGGCAGTGCGTCCCCAGAGATGAAGTTCACCGCCCTGTGTCACGTCCAG CTGCTGCTGCGGTCGCTGCCCGGGCTGATGGGCGAGCACTACAAACGCTTCTTCTGCGGCTACGCCGAGCCGGCCTACATCAAACAGAGGAAGATGCAG gtcctggtggagctggtgaaCGACGACAACGTGGGCTTTGTGCTGGACGAGCTGAAGGGCTACTGCACCGACGTCAGCCCCGACACGTCCCAGGCCGCTATCTCTGCCATCG GCCGAATCGGGCGAAGCTACAGCGACCAATGCTTGGAGATCCTGACCGGTCTGCTGGGGCTGAAACAAGAACACATCACCTCTg TGGTGGTGCAGACCATGAGGGACCTGGTGTGGGTGTGTCCCCAGTgcagtgagtctgtgtgtgaggctCTGGAAGGCTGTGAGGACGCGCTTCAGGACAGCCAG ggcagGCAGGCCTTGCTGTGGCTGCTGGGTGTGCACGGGGACCGTGTCTCCAGCGCCCCCTACGTGCTGGAGGCCTTCGTGGAGCAGGTGAGGAGCGAGATGGCGGCGGGCGTGAAGACGGAGCTGCTCACCGCCACCATGCGGGTGTTCCTGTGCCGGCCCGCTGAGACACAGGACACCCTGGGGAGACTGCTGCACTACTGCATAG aggaggaggcagacatGAACGTGCGGGACCAGGCCCTGCTCTACTACCGCCTGCTGCACTGTGGGATAGAGGAGACACGCTCGGTCCTGCAAGGTCGAAGGTCGGACCCATCTCTGGGTGTCCTGATTGGCCGGCCCGCTGAGCCCGTCAGCCAATGGGCGCGCAGCTTCAACACGCTGGAACCCCTGAGACAGTGCAACGCCGGGGCCGAGTCGGCCCCACAGGCAGCCCCCTATCACCTGGCCCTCGACCCTGAGCCAAGCCTCGACCTCTGTGACCCCCTGAACCCCAGCCAGGACCGAGAGGAGACCG cagcagcagagagtgTGGACCTCCTGCTCCCCGGCCCCTCCGCTGGGCCcctggccctgggccccaccgccgggcccccagccccgggctctgggggggggcagctcGGCCTGTCCCTCTCCCCGGCCCTCAGCCCCCAGCAGTTTGAGCACTTGTGGCTGGGAGGCCCCCAGGGCCCGCATGGAGAGCCAG gtgccagggaggaggaggagtgtgtctgcgtgcaggAGAGGATGGGGGTCTCCCCCGCCCTGcagcgctccccccccccacagcttcAGGCGGCGCTGCAGCGATCCCACATCCAGACCATGGCCTTCACCCCGCCACACACCCTGCCCTGGAGGGTctacctgtacacacacacccgctgGGGGGGCCCGGCGCCGCGGGGCCCCACCCTGGTGCTGGGGGAGCTGCTGTACACCGGGGGGGCGGAGGAccaggagggggaaggagagggcggGGAGCGGGGGCTGAGGGTGACGGCCAAGCAGCGGCCCCGGGACGACGAGGCCATGACGGGCTTCCTTCAGGTCCTCAGTGGCGCGCTGCACACCTCTTCTACAGGGAGCTGTTGA